One window of the Pirellulales bacterium genome contains the following:
- a CDS encoding MgtC/SapB family protein — MEIWHFIANTLVAMLLGVAIGLERQFRQHPAGLRTNTLVALGAALFVSLSRLMDDSSSPTRIASYIVSGLGFLGGGVILREGFNVRGLNTA; from the coding sequence ATGGAAATCTGGCATTTCATCGCGAATACGCTGGTGGCCATGCTGTTGGGCGTGGCGATTGGCTTGGAGCGGCAGTTTCGGCAGCACCCGGCCGGGCTGCGGACGAATACGCTGGTCGCGCTGGGCGCGGCGTTGTTCGTGTCGCTGTCGCGGCTGATGGATGACTCGAGCAGTCCCACGCGCATCGCGTCGTACATCGTCAGCGGGCTGGGGTTTCTGGGCGGTGGCGTGATTCTGCGCGAAGGTTTTAACGTACGCGGACTGAACACGGCGG